One part of the Anopheles coustani chromosome 2, idAnoCousDA_361_x.2, whole genome shotgun sequence genome encodes these proteins:
- the LOC131267694 gene encoding uncharacterized protein LOC131267694, with product MKFLVAIAVCSLAGVCLADSYGKPAYPAAPVAHAYAAHAPHVKCGSQLLVGCAPSVAHVPCHPAHGGGHHEYHHAPAPAYHHAPAPAYHHAPPKKEYGHAPAPAYHHAPAAHGYEAPKKEYGHAAPAAHGYEAPKKEYGHAAHGGYEAPKKEHGHAAPAAHGYGGGYGKRSSDFEAEMED from the coding sequence ATGAAGTTCCTAGTCGCGATCGCAGTCTGCAGCCTGGCCGGAGTCTGTCTGGCCGACAGCTACGGCAAGCCAGCGTACCCGGCCGCCCCGGTGGCGCACGCCTATGCCGCACACGCCCCGCACGTCAAGTGTGGCTCCCAGCTGCTGGTCGGTTGCGCCCCGAGCGTTGCCCACGTACCGTGCCATCCGGCGCACGGTGGTGGCCACCACGAGTACCACCACGCTCCGGCCCCGGCGTACCACCACGCTCCGGCCCCCGCCTACCATCATGCGCCGCCCAAGAAGGAGTACGGACACGCGCCGGCCCCGGCCTACCATCATGCCCCGGCCGCCCACGGATACGAGGCCCCGAAGAAGGAGTACGGACACGCTGCTCCGGCCGCCCACGGATACGAGGCCCCGAAGAAGGAATACGGACACGCCGCGCACGGTGGATACGAGGCCCCGAAGAAGGAGCATGGCCATGCCGCCCCGGCTGCCCACGGATACGGTGGCGGATACGGCAAGCGCTCGAGCGACTTCGAGGCGGAGATGGAGGATTAG